Proteins encoded together in one Impatiens glandulifera chromosome 1, dImpGla2.1, whole genome shotgun sequence window:
- the LOC124919177 gene encoding putative lipid-transfer protein DIR1: MKLSFPATMLIGMVLMMTTWSIINIKGEKEFICNTTLPGLLSCKAAATRPPPPPPAPTANCCKVLSWANLSCLCTYKNSSVLAVIGIDPQLAVNLPGKCNIPHPTC; this comes from the coding sequence ATGAAGTTGAGTTTTCCGGCGACGATGTTAATTGGAATGGTATTAATGATGACGACATGGAGTATCATTAATATTAAGGGTGAAAAAGAGTTCATATGCAATACAACGCTGCCGGGGCTGTTGAGTTGTAAGGCGGCGGCAACTCGGCCGCCGCCTCCACCGCCGGCGCCAACAGCCAATTGCTGCAAGGTACTGTCCTGGGCCAACCTTTCCTGTCTCTGTACTTACAAGAATTCCTCTGTATTGGCTGTAATCGGAATCGATCCTCAACTCGCCGTCAATCTTCCCGGAAAGTGCAATATCCCTCATCCCACCTGCTAA